In candidate division KSB1 bacterium, one DNA window encodes the following:
- a CDS encoding tetratricopeptide repeat protein gives MSSFRHVATALAFAIFVPWAATDATAQSANPTALNWFKAARLEKDPQKKIQAYQRAIQFDPLFVEALYNLGLAYKQQGDDANAELYLRKAYAARPETDDATKLKILIEMAMTYKRLGKLKYCEESLNRAKELEVDPAMRALASLELGRLLYEQGQYEEAVAELQAGEKLAPNNREHFSKVRQLAETEMALQKLYAAAEKARARGNLREAKLLLEQLRAQKAGYRDVEAKIAELDSLLSVETTKMTLAALYEQAQRYAAEGRLEQAIANYENLMRQDATYKDVQASLDALRQQLEQKRLREKVDAEYANGMTALKARNWTRAILIFEKILELDPNFLEARKRLAEAQSGLDRESTETIVARYYAEGIAAFNRNELDAARAAFEKVHTINPNYRDTAALLADVKNALRQKTALNAEATADAAATARLDSLYQAGLAAFAQKDWMQAVINFEKLQLLQPNYRDAADYLAQARANLYTFEPAEATTTRQAGGAYTLYLGGLLVAFVLALGLVLFLPTTRARIHLLRGNYAAAALLYEGLLARHPYRMKLYPALANVYLLLGRTDEKALKVFKTVLQLNLAIKNRDEITSVVGQNYLREGRTDSDAIKVLESALQAEKRKQAQGRA, from the coding sequence ATGAGCAGTTTTCGCCATGTTGCAACTGCGCTGGCTTTCGCCATATTTGTTCCCTGGGCAGCGACAGATGCGACAGCCCAATCGGCCAATCCCACCGCCCTGAACTGGTTCAAAGCCGCCCGGCTGGAGAAGGATCCCCAGAAAAAAATTCAGGCCTATCAACGCGCGATCCAGTTTGATCCGCTTTTTGTCGAGGCACTATACAACCTGGGGCTGGCATACAAACAGCAGGGGGATGACGCAAACGCCGAGCTTTACTTGCGCAAGGCTTACGCGGCCCGGCCGGAAACGGACGATGCCACAAAATTGAAAATTCTCATCGAGATGGCAATGACCTACAAACGCCTGGGAAAGCTGAAATACTGTGAAGAGTCGCTGAACCGGGCGAAGGAACTGGAAGTCGATCCCGCGATGCGGGCTCTGGCTTCGTTGGAGCTGGGCCGGCTGCTTTATGAGCAGGGGCAGTATGAGGAGGCGGTGGCGGAATTGCAGGCAGGCGAGAAACTCGCTCCCAACAATCGCGAACATTTCAGCAAAGTAAGGCAATTGGCCGAAACTGAGATGGCATTGCAAAAACTCTACGCTGCGGCGGAGAAAGCCAGGGCGCGCGGCAATCTTAGAGAGGCCAAACTCCTGTTGGAGCAGCTGCGCGCCCAAAAGGCCGGTTACAGGGATGTCGAAGCAAAAATCGCGGAACTGGATTCGCTGTTAAGCGTCGAGACCACGAAAATGACGCTCGCCGCCCTGTATGAACAGGCACAACGGTACGCCGCCGAGGGCAGATTGGAACAGGCCATTGCCAACTACGAAAATCTGATGCGGCAGGACGCGACTTACAAAGATGTCCAGGCCAGCTTGGACGCGCTCCGTCAACAACTGGAACAAAAACGACTCAGGGAAAAAGTCGACGCAGAATATGCCAACGGCATGACTGCCCTCAAAGCCCGCAATTGGACGCGCGCCATCCTCATTTTTGAAAAAATTTTGGAGCTGGATCCCAACTTTCTCGAAGCGCGCAAGCGCCTCGCCGAAGCGCAGAGCGGATTGGATCGCGAAAGCACCGAGACCATCGTGGCGCGCTATTATGCCGAGGGTATCGCGGCCTTCAATCGCAACGAGCTTGACGCGGCGCGGGCGGCTTTCGAAAAGGTGCACACAATCAATCCGAATTATCGGGATACGGCAGCGCTGCTGGCGGACGTGAAGAATGCTCTCCGGCAAAAAACCGCGCTGAACGCCGAAGCAACGGCGGACGCTGCCGCGACCGCGCGTCTGGATTCCCTCTACCAGGCGGGTCTGGCCGCGTTTGCCCAAAAAGATTGGATGCAAGCGGTAATCAATTTTGAGAAACTCCAGTTGTTGCAGCCCAATTATCGCGACGCTGCCGACTACCTGGCGCAGGCACGGGCAAATCTTTACACGTTTGAACCGGCAGAAGCGACCACGACCCGGCAGGCCGGCGGCGCTTACACCCTTTATCTCGGCGGCCTCCTGGTTGCCTTTGTGCTGGCGCTTGGCCTGGTCTTGTTTTTGCCAACGACGCGGGCACGGATACACCTTTTGCGCGGCAACTATGCCGCGGCGGCATTGCTTTACGAAGGCCTATTGGCACGCCATCCGTACCGGATGAAGCTTTATCCTGCCCTGGCGAATGTCTATCTGCTTCTGGGCCGCACTGATGAAAAAGCCCTGAAAGTCTTTAAAACGGTGCTGCAATTGAATCTGGCCATCAAAAACCGCGATGAGATCACCTCCGTTGTCGGGCAAAATTACTTGCGGGAAGGCCGGACGGATTCCGATGCCATCAAAGTGCTGGAGAGCGCGCTGCAAGCCGAAAAACGAAAGCAGGCACAAGGCAGGGCATAA
- a CDS encoding AAA family ATPase, giving the protein MTLEKIIVKNLGPHRELRQFELGGLTVFYGANFSGKTTLARAVYFALTGRALTTGLKPPALASANAASGTVGLFYQHQQKRFRLYRSTRGDLQIEQADHEKWQRCDEGADFLPALNFQQWRLGCFLHEDELGEFLVQTPASRRELLNQLLGVESLLQVQELFIQVRRLAKRRERTATGLQESLRLEGLADRAVELQVAKSAVAKVEARLQAFPETTPATGPDERLRRSWEQARAAAQTRLAHLQQQLESVRAGFTQRDELAALLQQSMQHLSQRDAALRELESRTELRIALTGRLRQVEELVAALQGWQGRETCPTCQQPLAPATVEKLLADYRTKHEALAREREYAAAKEHEARETVCLLDELARKQAELEQRLQRWQQLEAEIALAQEELQTWEARLATLAPPSPADETRGQLQQELEALRRQLAELERQQMLYEQRHQAIMSANRQVESVTRHRRLSEWAAEAVARTVQSVVGISLKKADAEIAACLQNFGCFRAQPQKIDLEKSQLLPDVDGRALPTLSGSEKTILYLSMKIALSRLMPGADFLLLDDPTLLLDETRRGRLRDYFLRLLPEKQIIIFTGDRGFAEQFANARRIDLSS; this is encoded by the coding sequence ATGACGCTCGAAAAAATCATCGTCAAAAATCTCGGGCCCCATCGCGAGCTGCGCCAATTCGAGCTGGGCGGTTTGACCGTTTTTTACGGCGCGAATTTCTCCGGCAAAACGACTCTGGCCAGGGCCGTGTATTTTGCCCTCACTGGCAGGGCGCTCACCACCGGCCTCAAGCCGCCGGCACTGGCGAGTGCGAATGCCGCCAGCGGCACCGTGGGGTTGTTCTACCAGCACCAACAAAAAAGATTTCGACTCTACCGTTCCACCAGAGGCGATCTGCAGATTGAGCAGGCTGATCATGAAAAATGGCAGCGTTGTGACGAGGGCGCAGATTTCCTGCCCGCGCTCAATTTTCAGCAGTGGCGCCTGGGGTGTTTCCTGCACGAAGATGAGCTGGGCGAATTTCTCGTGCAAACACCGGCCAGCCGCCGCGAGTTGCTGAATCAATTGCTCGGCGTCGAGTCGCTGCTGCAGGTGCAGGAGCTTTTCATTCAAGTGCGGCGGCTGGCCAAACGCCGCGAGAGAACCGCGACCGGCTTGCAGGAGAGCCTGCGGCTGGAGGGCCTGGCGGATCGTGCCGTTGAATTGCAGGTGGCGAAAAGTGCCGTGGCAAAAGTGGAAGCGCGCCTTCAGGCTTTCCCGGAAACCACGCCGGCGACGGGGCCCGACGAACGGCTGCGCCGGAGCTGGGAACAGGCCAGGGCGGCGGCGCAAACACGGCTCGCGCATTTGCAGCAGCAACTCGAGTCGGTGCGCGCCGGCTTCACCCAGCGCGACGAACTGGCCGCGCTCTTGCAACAAAGCATGCAGCACTTGTCACAGCGCGACGCTGCACTGCGCGAGCTGGAAAGCCGCACCGAGTTGCGCATCGCGCTGACGGGCCGGCTTCGGCAGGTCGAGGAATTGGTGGCGGCTCTGCAAGGCTGGCAGGGCCGCGAAACGTGTCCCACATGTCAGCAACCACTCGCGCCGGCGACGGTCGAAAAGCTGCTGGCCGACTATCGCACCAAACACGAGGCCCTTGCGCGCGAACGCGAGTATGCTGCAGCCAAAGAGCATGAAGCGCGCGAAACCGTGTGCTTGCTGGACGAGCTGGCCCGCAAGCAGGCCGAACTCGAGCAACGGCTGCAGCGATGGCAACAACTCGAGGCGGAAATTGCCCTGGCGCAGGAGGAATTGCAAACCTGGGAGGCCAGGTTGGCAACGCTGGCGCCGCCCTCTCCCGCTGACGAAACCCGCGGGCAATTGCAACAAGAATTGGAAGCCCTTCGCCGCCAACTGGCCGAACTGGAACGCCAGCAGATGCTGTACGAGCAGCGCCATCAGGCGATTATGTCGGCCAACCGCCAGGTGGAAAGCGTCACCCGCCACCGCCGGTTGAGCGAATGGGCCGCCGAAGCTGTTGCGCGCACGGTGCAATCCGTTGTCGGCATCTCGTTGAAAAAAGCCGATGCCGAAATCGCGGCCTGCCTGCAAAACTTCGGCTGCTTTCGCGCCCAGCCGCAGAAAATCGATTTGGAAAAGTCGCAACTGCTGCCCGATGTCGACGGCAGGGCTTTGCCCACGCTTTCCGGCAGCGAGAAGACAATTCTTTATCTCAGCATGAAAATTGCGCTCTCGCGCCTGATGCCGGGCGCGGATTTCCTGCTGCTCGACGATCCCACCCTGCTTCTCGACGAAACGCGGCGCGGGCGGCTGCGTGATTATTTTTTGCGCCTGCTTCCCGAAAAGCAAATCATCATTTTCACCGGCGATCGCGGCTTTGCGGAGCAGTTTGCCAATGCCAGACGAATTGATTTGAGCTCGTAG